A genomic segment from Scomber japonicus isolate fScoJap1 chromosome 11, fScoJap1.pri, whole genome shotgun sequence encodes:
- the prpf40a gene encoding pre-mRNA-processing factor 40 homolog A isoform X2: MMGPPGIPPHFPPMGMPPMGQRPPSMTPMPPGIIPPGMMPPMGAPPMGQMPGMMPPMMPGMMMPPRMPAAAVQPTGPPGVESTAAAPGTTSATNGSPQEEQPKKKSLWTEHKSLDGKTYYYNTETKQSTWEKPEELKSPAEQMLSKCPWKEYKSDTGKPYYYNSQTKESRWTKPKELEDLEAMIKAEENGTVEAAAPNSALAPAVQADTTATMATVMEAETATAVSEEHLSQAAVHHTAETAEAPVASAESTVATEAIASIEVPKEERPELQKKTYKWNTKEEAKQAFKELLKEKGVSSNSSWEQAMKMIINDPRYSALPKLSEKKQAFNAYKVQTEKEEKEEARIKYKESKETFQRFLENHEKMTSTTRYKKAEQMFSEQEVWSCVPERDRLEIYEDVLFYLAKKEKEQAKQLRKRNWEALKNILDNMANVTYRTTWSEAQQYLLDNPTFAEDEELQNMDKEDALICFEEHIRALEKEEEEEKQKTLLRERRRQRKNREAFQKFLDELHDHGQLHSMSAWMEMYPTLSSDIRFANMLGQPVYGVYSAGSTPLDLFKFYVEDLKARYHDEKRIIKDILKDKGFLVEVNTSFDDFGSVISSDKRATTLDAGNIKLAFNSLLEKAEAREREREKEEARKMKRKEAAFKNMLKQATPPLEPETTWEGVRERFLKESAFEDVTLESERKRIFKDFMHVLEHECQHHHSKTKKHSKKSKKHHRKRSRSRSGSESEDEEYHKKKKRSQSKSPSERSSSGESERSYKKSKKHKKKGKKRRHKSASPDTDNEKKGRERDGKREKDLEKDKENDKSRGKSRSDSKQKSPKRKAAKEEGGWDTSGSELSEGELEKRRRTLLEQLDAP; this comes from the exons ATG ATGGGACCACCTGGAATACCGCCTCATTTCCCTCCCATGGGAATGCCTCCTATGGGACAGCGACCTCCCAGCATGACCCCGATGCCTCCTGGTATAATTCCCCCTGGTATGATGCCGCCAATGGGGGCACCCCCAATGGGACAG ATGCCAGGCATGATGCCACCGATGATGCCAGGGATGATGATGCCCCCTCGCATGCCAGCTGCGGCTGTACAACCGACGGGACCG CCCGGTGTTGAATCCACAG CTGCTGCACCTGGAACAACT AGTGCCACGAATGGATCTCCACAGGAAGAACAGCCAAAGAAG AAGTCCCTGTGGACCGAACACAAATCACTGGATGGAAAGACCTATTATTACAATACAGAGACCAAGCAGTCCACATGGGAGAAACCAGAAGAACTCAAATCTCCTGCAGAA CAAATGCTGTCTAAATGTCCTTGGAAAGAGTATAAGTCAGACACAGGGAAGCCTTATTATTACAACTCTCAGACGAAGGAGTCCAGATGGACGAAACCCAAAGAGCTGGAGGATCTGGAAG ccatgATCAAAGCAGAGGAGAACGG AACGGTAGAAGCAGCGGCTCCCAACTCCGCCTTAGCTCCTGCTGTGCAAGCAGATACCACAGCCACTATGGCGACCGTAATGGAGGCAGAAACTGCAACAGCGGTCTCAGAGGAACACCTGTCCCAGGCGGCCGTGCATCACACAGCTGAGACCGCAGAAGCACCTGTGGCTTCAGCAGAGAGCACAGTCGCCACAGAGGCTATAGCCAG TATTGAAGTCCCAAAAGAAGAGCGGCCAGAACTTCAGAAGAAGACTTACAAATGGAACACGAAAGAGGAGGCCAAGCAAGCTTTCAAAGAGCTGCTGAAGGAGAAG gGTGTGTCCTCAAACTCCTCTTGGGAACAGGCCATGAAAATGATCATCAATGATCCTCGCTATAG CGCACTCCCCAAGCTGAGTGAGAAGAAGCAGGCATTTAATGCCTACAAAGTCCAAacggagaaggaagaaaaggaggaagccAGAATTAAGTACAAGGAGTCAAAAGAAACCTTTCAGCGGTTCTTGGAGAACCATGAGAAGATGACATCTACCACCAGATACAA GAAAGCAGAACAGATGTTTAGTGAGCAGGAGGTGTGGAGCTGCGTTCCAGAGAGGGACAGGCTGGAGATCTATGAAGATGTGCTGTTCTACCTAGCTAAGAAAGAGAAG GAACAAGCCAAGCAGCTGAGGAAGAGGAACTGGGAAGCTCTGAAGAACATTCTTGACAACATGGCCAACGTCACCTACCGCACCACCTGGTCAGAGGCCCAGCAGTACCTGCTAGATAACCCCACCTTTGCAGAAGATGAGGAGCTACAGA ATATGGACAAAGAGGATGCCCTCATTTGTTTTGAGGAGCACATCCGGGCActggagaaggaagaggaggaagagaaacagaagaCTCTTCtcagggagaggagaagacaaCGCAAGAACAGAGAGGCCTTCCAG AAATTTCTTGATGAGCTCCACGACCACGGCCAGCTTCACTCCATGTCTGCCTGGATGGAGATGTACCCGACCCTGAGCTCAGACATCCGCTTTGCCAACATGCTGGGACAGCCGG TGTATGGTGTGTATTCTGCAGGTTCCACCCCCCTTGATCTGTTCAAATTCTATGTGGAGGACTTAAAAGCCCGCTACCATGATGAAAAGAGGATCATTAAAGATATTCTTAAG GATAAAGGCTTCCTGGTTGAAGTGAACACCAGCTTTGATGACTTTGGATCAGTCATCAGCTCAGATAAGAGAGCCACTACACTGGATGCAGGAAACATAAAGCTGGCCTTCAACAGT TTACTGGAGAAGGCtgaagccagagagagagagcgagagaaggaggaggcgaggaagatgaaaaggaaagaagCGGCCTTCAAGAACATGCTGAAGCAGGCCACACCACCGCTGGAGCCAGAGACTACATGGGAGGGA GTCAGAGAGAGATTCTTAAAGGAGTCTGCCTTCGAAGACGTAACCCTGGAGTCAGAGAGGAAACGGATATTCAAAGACTTCATGCATGTCTTGGAG CATGAATGCCAACATCACCACTCCAAGACAAAGAAGCACTCAAAGAAGTCTAAGAAGCATCACAGGAAACGATCCCGCTCTCGATCA GGCTCAGAGTCTGAGGATGAGGAATaccacaagaagaaaaagaggtcGCAGTCCAAATCTCCTTCTGAACGCTCCTCCAGTGGAGAATCTG AGAGAAGCTATAAGAAATCCAAGAAGCacaagaagaagggaaagaagagacGCCACAAGTCT GCATCACCAGACACTGACAacgagaagaaaggaagagagcgTGATGGAAAGCGTGAAAAGGACCTagagaaagataaagagaaCGACAAGTCTCGGGGGAAATCTCGCTCCGACTCTAAACAGAAGTCTCCTAAAAGGAAAGCGGCCAAAGAAGAG GGTGGCTGGGATACGTCGGGCAGTGAGCTGAGTGAGGGAGAgctggagaaaagaagaagaactttaCTGGAACAGCTGGATGCACCTTGA
- the prpf40a gene encoding pre-mRNA-processing factor 40 homolog A isoform X3 translates to MPPPFMGPPGIPPHFPPMGMPPMGQRPPSMTPMPPGIIPPGMMPPMGAPPMGQMPGMMPPMMPGMMMPPRMPAAAVQPTGPPGVESTAAAPGTTSATNGSPQEEQPKKKSLWTEHKSLDGKTYYYNTETKQSTWEKPEELKSPAEQMLSKCPWKEYKSDTGKPYYYNSQTKESRWTKPKELEDLEAMIKAEENGTVEAAAPNSALAPAVQADTTATMATVMEAETATAVSEEHLSQAAVHHTAETAEAPVASAESTVATEAIASIEVPKEERPELQKKTYKWNTKEEAKQAFKELLKEKGVSSNSSWEQAMKMIINDPRYSALPKLSEKKQAFNAYKVQTEKEEKEEARIKYKESKETFQRFLENHEKMTSTTRYKKAEQMFSEQEVWSCVPERDRLEIYEDVLFYLAKKEKEQAKQLRKRNWEALKNILDNMANVTYRTTWSEAQQYLLDNPTFAEDEELQNMDKEDALICFEEHIRALEKEEEEEKQKTLLRERRRQRKNREAFQKFLDELHDHGQLHSMSAWMEMYPTLSSDIRFANMLGQPGSTPLDLFKFYVEDLKARYHDEKRIIKDILKDKGFLVEVNTSFDDFGSVISSDKRATTLDAGNIKLAFNSLLEKAEAREREREKEEARKMKRKEAAFKNMLKQATPPLEPETTWEGVRERFLKESAFEDVTLESERKRIFKDFMHVLEHECQHHHSKTKKHSKKSKKHHRKRSRSRSGSESEDEEYHKKKKRSQSKSPSERSSSGESERSYKKSKKHKKKGKKRRHKSASPDTDNEKKGRERDGKREKDLEKDKENDKSRGKSRSDSKQKSPKRKAAKEEGGWDTSGSELSEGELEKRRRTLLEQLDAP, encoded by the exons ATGCCTCCCCCCTTT ATGGGACCACCTGGAATACCGCCTCATTTCCCTCCCATGGGAATGCCTCCTATGGGACAGCGACCTCCCAGCATGACCCCGATGCCTCCTGGTATAATTCCCCCTGGTATGATGCCGCCAATGGGGGCACCCCCAATGGGACAG ATGCCAGGCATGATGCCACCGATGATGCCAGGGATGATGATGCCCCCTCGCATGCCAGCTGCGGCTGTACAACCGACGGGACCG CCCGGTGTTGAATCCACAG CTGCTGCACCTGGAACAACT AGTGCCACGAATGGATCTCCACAGGAAGAACAGCCAAAGAAG AAGTCCCTGTGGACCGAACACAAATCACTGGATGGAAAGACCTATTATTACAATACAGAGACCAAGCAGTCCACATGGGAGAAACCAGAAGAACTCAAATCTCCTGCAGAA CAAATGCTGTCTAAATGTCCTTGGAAAGAGTATAAGTCAGACACAGGGAAGCCTTATTATTACAACTCTCAGACGAAGGAGTCCAGATGGACGAAACCCAAAGAGCTGGAGGATCTGGAAG ccatgATCAAAGCAGAGGAGAACGG AACGGTAGAAGCAGCGGCTCCCAACTCCGCCTTAGCTCCTGCTGTGCAAGCAGATACCACAGCCACTATGGCGACCGTAATGGAGGCAGAAACTGCAACAGCGGTCTCAGAGGAACACCTGTCCCAGGCGGCCGTGCATCACACAGCTGAGACCGCAGAAGCACCTGTGGCTTCAGCAGAGAGCACAGTCGCCACAGAGGCTATAGCCAG TATTGAAGTCCCAAAAGAAGAGCGGCCAGAACTTCAGAAGAAGACTTACAAATGGAACACGAAAGAGGAGGCCAAGCAAGCTTTCAAAGAGCTGCTGAAGGAGAAG gGTGTGTCCTCAAACTCCTCTTGGGAACAGGCCATGAAAATGATCATCAATGATCCTCGCTATAG CGCACTCCCCAAGCTGAGTGAGAAGAAGCAGGCATTTAATGCCTACAAAGTCCAAacggagaaggaagaaaaggaggaagccAGAATTAAGTACAAGGAGTCAAAAGAAACCTTTCAGCGGTTCTTGGAGAACCATGAGAAGATGACATCTACCACCAGATACAA GAAAGCAGAACAGATGTTTAGTGAGCAGGAGGTGTGGAGCTGCGTTCCAGAGAGGGACAGGCTGGAGATCTATGAAGATGTGCTGTTCTACCTAGCTAAGAAAGAGAAG GAACAAGCCAAGCAGCTGAGGAAGAGGAACTGGGAAGCTCTGAAGAACATTCTTGACAACATGGCCAACGTCACCTACCGCACCACCTGGTCAGAGGCCCAGCAGTACCTGCTAGATAACCCCACCTTTGCAGAAGATGAGGAGCTACAGA ATATGGACAAAGAGGATGCCCTCATTTGTTTTGAGGAGCACATCCGGGCActggagaaggaagaggaggaagagaaacagaagaCTCTTCtcagggagaggagaagacaaCGCAAGAACAGAGAGGCCTTCCAG AAATTTCTTGATGAGCTCCACGACCACGGCCAGCTTCACTCCATGTCTGCCTGGATGGAGATGTACCCGACCCTGAGCTCAGACATCCGCTTTGCCAACATGCTGGGACAGCCGG GTTCCACCCCCCTTGATCTGTTCAAATTCTATGTGGAGGACTTAAAAGCCCGCTACCATGATGAAAAGAGGATCATTAAAGATATTCTTAAG GATAAAGGCTTCCTGGTTGAAGTGAACACCAGCTTTGATGACTTTGGATCAGTCATCAGCTCAGATAAGAGAGCCACTACACTGGATGCAGGAAACATAAAGCTGGCCTTCAACAGT TTACTGGAGAAGGCtgaagccagagagagagagcgagagaaggaggaggcgaggaagatgaaaaggaaagaagCGGCCTTCAAGAACATGCTGAAGCAGGCCACACCACCGCTGGAGCCAGAGACTACATGGGAGGGA GTCAGAGAGAGATTCTTAAAGGAGTCTGCCTTCGAAGACGTAACCCTGGAGTCAGAGAGGAAACGGATATTCAAAGACTTCATGCATGTCTTGGAG CATGAATGCCAACATCACCACTCCAAGACAAAGAAGCACTCAAAGAAGTCTAAGAAGCATCACAGGAAACGATCCCGCTCTCGATCA GGCTCAGAGTCTGAGGATGAGGAATaccacaagaagaaaaagaggtcGCAGTCCAAATCTCCTTCTGAACGCTCCTCCAGTGGAGAATCTG AGAGAAGCTATAAGAAATCCAAGAAGCacaagaagaagggaaagaagagacGCCACAAGTCT GCATCACCAGACACTGACAacgagaagaaaggaagagagcgTGATGGAAAGCGTGAAAAGGACCTagagaaagataaagagaaCGACAAGTCTCGGGGGAAATCTCGCTCCGACTCTAAACAGAAGTCTCCTAAAAGGAAAGCGGCCAAAGAAGAG GGTGGCTGGGATACGTCGGGCAGTGAGCTGAGTGAGGGAGAgctggagaaaagaagaagaactttaCTGGAACAGCTGGATGCACCTTGA
- the prpf40a gene encoding pre-mRNA-processing factor 40 homolog A isoform X1: MPPPFMGPPGIPPHFPPMGMPPMGQRPPSMTPMPPGIIPPGMMPPMGAPPMGQMPGMMPPMMPGMMMPPRMPAAAVQPTGPPGVESTAAAPGTTSATNGSPQEEQPKKKSLWTEHKSLDGKTYYYNTETKQSTWEKPEELKSPAEQMLSKCPWKEYKSDTGKPYYYNSQTKESRWTKPKELEDLEAMIKAEENGTVEAAAPNSALAPAVQADTTATMATVMEAETATAVSEEHLSQAAVHHTAETAEAPVASAESTVATEAIASIEVPKEERPELQKKTYKWNTKEEAKQAFKELLKEKGVSSNSSWEQAMKMIINDPRYSALPKLSEKKQAFNAYKVQTEKEEKEEARIKYKESKETFQRFLENHEKMTSTTRYKKAEQMFSEQEVWSCVPERDRLEIYEDVLFYLAKKEKEQAKQLRKRNWEALKNILDNMANVTYRTTWSEAQQYLLDNPTFAEDEELQNMDKEDALICFEEHIRALEKEEEEEKQKTLLRERRRQRKNREAFQKFLDELHDHGQLHSMSAWMEMYPTLSSDIRFANMLGQPVYGVYSAGSTPLDLFKFYVEDLKARYHDEKRIIKDILKDKGFLVEVNTSFDDFGSVISSDKRATTLDAGNIKLAFNSLLEKAEAREREREKEEARKMKRKEAAFKNMLKQATPPLEPETTWEGVRERFLKESAFEDVTLESERKRIFKDFMHVLEHECQHHHSKTKKHSKKSKKHHRKRSRSRSGSESEDEEYHKKKKRSQSKSPSERSSSGESERSYKKSKKHKKKGKKRRHKSASPDTDNEKKGRERDGKREKDLEKDKENDKSRGKSRSDSKQKSPKRKAAKEEGGWDTSGSELSEGELEKRRRTLLEQLDAP, translated from the exons ATGCCTCCCCCCTTT ATGGGACCACCTGGAATACCGCCTCATTTCCCTCCCATGGGAATGCCTCCTATGGGACAGCGACCTCCCAGCATGACCCCGATGCCTCCTGGTATAATTCCCCCTGGTATGATGCCGCCAATGGGGGCACCCCCAATGGGACAG ATGCCAGGCATGATGCCACCGATGATGCCAGGGATGATGATGCCCCCTCGCATGCCAGCTGCGGCTGTACAACCGACGGGACCG CCCGGTGTTGAATCCACAG CTGCTGCACCTGGAACAACT AGTGCCACGAATGGATCTCCACAGGAAGAACAGCCAAAGAAG AAGTCCCTGTGGACCGAACACAAATCACTGGATGGAAAGACCTATTATTACAATACAGAGACCAAGCAGTCCACATGGGAGAAACCAGAAGAACTCAAATCTCCTGCAGAA CAAATGCTGTCTAAATGTCCTTGGAAAGAGTATAAGTCAGACACAGGGAAGCCTTATTATTACAACTCTCAGACGAAGGAGTCCAGATGGACGAAACCCAAAGAGCTGGAGGATCTGGAAG ccatgATCAAAGCAGAGGAGAACGG AACGGTAGAAGCAGCGGCTCCCAACTCCGCCTTAGCTCCTGCTGTGCAAGCAGATACCACAGCCACTATGGCGACCGTAATGGAGGCAGAAACTGCAACAGCGGTCTCAGAGGAACACCTGTCCCAGGCGGCCGTGCATCACACAGCTGAGACCGCAGAAGCACCTGTGGCTTCAGCAGAGAGCACAGTCGCCACAGAGGCTATAGCCAG TATTGAAGTCCCAAAAGAAGAGCGGCCAGAACTTCAGAAGAAGACTTACAAATGGAACACGAAAGAGGAGGCCAAGCAAGCTTTCAAAGAGCTGCTGAAGGAGAAG gGTGTGTCCTCAAACTCCTCTTGGGAACAGGCCATGAAAATGATCATCAATGATCCTCGCTATAG CGCACTCCCCAAGCTGAGTGAGAAGAAGCAGGCATTTAATGCCTACAAAGTCCAAacggagaaggaagaaaaggaggaagccAGAATTAAGTACAAGGAGTCAAAAGAAACCTTTCAGCGGTTCTTGGAGAACCATGAGAAGATGACATCTACCACCAGATACAA GAAAGCAGAACAGATGTTTAGTGAGCAGGAGGTGTGGAGCTGCGTTCCAGAGAGGGACAGGCTGGAGATCTATGAAGATGTGCTGTTCTACCTAGCTAAGAAAGAGAAG GAACAAGCCAAGCAGCTGAGGAAGAGGAACTGGGAAGCTCTGAAGAACATTCTTGACAACATGGCCAACGTCACCTACCGCACCACCTGGTCAGAGGCCCAGCAGTACCTGCTAGATAACCCCACCTTTGCAGAAGATGAGGAGCTACAGA ATATGGACAAAGAGGATGCCCTCATTTGTTTTGAGGAGCACATCCGGGCActggagaaggaagaggaggaagagaaacagaagaCTCTTCtcagggagaggagaagacaaCGCAAGAACAGAGAGGCCTTCCAG AAATTTCTTGATGAGCTCCACGACCACGGCCAGCTTCACTCCATGTCTGCCTGGATGGAGATGTACCCGACCCTGAGCTCAGACATCCGCTTTGCCAACATGCTGGGACAGCCGG TGTATGGTGTGTATTCTGCAGGTTCCACCCCCCTTGATCTGTTCAAATTCTATGTGGAGGACTTAAAAGCCCGCTACCATGATGAAAAGAGGATCATTAAAGATATTCTTAAG GATAAAGGCTTCCTGGTTGAAGTGAACACCAGCTTTGATGACTTTGGATCAGTCATCAGCTCAGATAAGAGAGCCACTACACTGGATGCAGGAAACATAAAGCTGGCCTTCAACAGT TTACTGGAGAAGGCtgaagccagagagagagagcgagagaaggaggaggcgaggaagatgaaaaggaaagaagCGGCCTTCAAGAACATGCTGAAGCAGGCCACACCACCGCTGGAGCCAGAGACTACATGGGAGGGA GTCAGAGAGAGATTCTTAAAGGAGTCTGCCTTCGAAGACGTAACCCTGGAGTCAGAGAGGAAACGGATATTCAAAGACTTCATGCATGTCTTGGAG CATGAATGCCAACATCACCACTCCAAGACAAAGAAGCACTCAAAGAAGTCTAAGAAGCATCACAGGAAACGATCCCGCTCTCGATCA GGCTCAGAGTCTGAGGATGAGGAATaccacaagaagaaaaagaggtcGCAGTCCAAATCTCCTTCTGAACGCTCCTCCAGTGGAGAATCTG AGAGAAGCTATAAGAAATCCAAGAAGCacaagaagaagggaaagaagagacGCCACAAGTCT GCATCACCAGACACTGACAacgagaagaaaggaagagagcgTGATGGAAAGCGTGAAAAGGACCTagagaaagataaagagaaCGACAAGTCTCGGGGGAAATCTCGCTCCGACTCTAAACAGAAGTCTCCTAAAAGGAAAGCGGCCAAAGAAGAG GGTGGCTGGGATACGTCGGGCAGTGAGCTGAGTGAGGGAGAgctggagaaaagaagaagaactttaCTGGAACAGCTGGATGCACCTTGA